The Streptomyces pratensis genomic interval CTTCCCGACGGATCGGACGTCCGCGACGGACTGGAGCTGCTGCTCAAGGACGCCGTCGCGGACGGCGTGCTGCCGGAGGGAACTCCTCCCCAGAGCATGTGGAAGCTCTTCGACGCCTACACGGCAGGGCTCCTGCGCAACAACAGGCTGACCCTTCCCTACCGCCCGGCACGCGCCGGCACACCCCTCGCACAGATCAAGGCGCAGAACAGTCTCATCCAGGCGGACCCGACCCTCGGGTGGTCCGAAGTGGCCGATCACGCAGTGTCCGCACACACCGTGCCCGGCGACCACTACACCATGCTGATCCGCCCGGACGCCTCGCGGGCCATAGCCGGTCTGATCCCGGCCTCCCGGCCAGCGCAGCTCGTCAAGCCCCGGAGGGACACGCAGTGAACCCATCCCAGCAACGGATACTCGACCGCAGACTCGCCCGGGACCCCATCGCCGTCGTCGGCCTGTCCGGTCTCTTCCCGCAGGCAAGCACCGTCCAGGAGTTCTGGGCCAACGTCGTGGCCGCGGCCGACTGCACCACGGAGGTGCCGGCCGGTCACTGGGACGTCGACGAGTTCTACGACCCCGACCCCTCGGCACCCGACAAGACCTACGCCAAGCGCGGCGGCTTCATCCCGGACGTACCCTTCAACCCCCTCGAGTTCGGACTGCCCCCGAACACGCTCGAAGTGACCGATGTGCTCCAGCTGCTGAGCCTGACGGTCACCCGTGACCTGCTGAAGGACGCGGGGGCCGAGCAGGGGTGGTACGACCCGAAGCGCACCGGCGTGGTGCTCGGCATCACCGGGGCCAACCAGCTGACGCAGCCCCTCACCGCGCGGCTCCAGAGCCCGGTGCTCAAGGAAGTGGTCAGGAGCTGCGGCCTCTCCGACCGCGACGCCGAAGAGATCGCGGCCAAGTTCCGTATGGCGTACGCCCCTTGGGAGGAGAACTCCTTCCCGGGGATGCTCGGCAACGTGGTCGCCGGCCGGATCGCCAACCGGTTCGACCTCGGCGGCATCAACATGACGATCGACGCCGCCTGCGCCAGCTCACTCGGCGCGGTGCGCACGGCTGTCAGTGAGCTCCTGGAGGGCCGCGCGGACACCATGCTGGCCGGCGGCTGCGACGCCGAGAACACCATCTTCATGTACCTCTGCTTCAGCAAGACCCCCGCACTCTCCAAGTCCGGACAGATACGTCCCTTCGACAGCGAGGCCGACGGGACGCTGATCGGTGAGGGCATCGGCATGCTCGCCCTGCGCCGCCTGGAGGACGCCGAACGCGACGGCAACCGGGTGTACGCGGTCATCCGCGGCCTAGGCACATCCAGCGACGGACGGTTCAAGTCCATCTACGCCCCCCGCAAGGAGGGCCAGATGGAGGCACTGCGCCGCGCCTACCAGGACGCCGACGCGGCTCCGGACAGCATCGAGCTCTTCGAGGCCCACGGCACCGGCACCGCCGTCGGGGACGCCACGGAACTGAGCGCGCTCACCGAAGTGGTGGCGAAGGACGGGGGCGAGCGGGCGTACGCCGCCATCGGCAGCGTGAAGTCCCAGATCGGCCACACGAAGGCGGCGGCGGGAGCCGCGGCGATGATCAAGCTCGCCTTCGCGCTGCACCACAAGGTGCTGCCCCCCACCATCAACGTGAACACGCCCAGCTCCGCCTTCGGCACCGACAGCCCGTTCTACGTCAACACGAAGACACGCCCCTGGATCCGTGACCCGAAGCGCCCGCAGCGCCGTGCCGCGCTCTCCGCGTTCGGCTTCGGCGGCACCAACTTCCACGCGGTGATGGAGGAGCACGGCGACGGCGACGACCTGAAGGTCTGCTTCCCGGTCGCCCGGATCCACCTCTGGCACGCCGCGGGCCCCGAGGCCCTCGCCGACGCCCTGGCGGAGAAGGCCCCGTCCACCGGCGGGCCGGTGCCCGCAGCCCATGCCCGTCTGGCCTTCGTGGCCCGCAGCGAGGCGGAGGCGGACGCGTTGCGTGAGATCGCCCTCGGCGAACTGCGCGCCCGCACCGGCCGCGACGACTGGTCCCACCCCAAGGGCGTCCACTACCGGCGGACCGCCGGTGACACGGGAAGGGTGGCCGCGCTCTTCGCCGGACAGGGCAGCCAGTATGTCGACCCGGGCATGAGCGCCGTACTGGCCCTGCCGCCGCTGCGTTCCTCCTTCGACCGGGCCAACCAGCACTTCCGTGAGGACACGCCGCTGTCCCGGGTGGCGTTCCCCCCGCCCCTGGTCGACGACGCCGGCCGGGCGGAACAGGAAGCCGCACTGCGCGCGACCGCCTACGCCCAGCCCGCCATCGGCGCGCTCTCCGCAGGCCAGTTCCGCTATCTGACCGAGCTCGGATTCCAGGCGGAGGGATTCCTCGGCCACAGCTTCGGTGAACTCACCGCGCTCCACGCGGCCGGGGCCTTCGACGAGGACACGCTCCACCGGCTGGCCAGGGCACGCGGCCGGGCCATGTCCCCCGCGCCCGGGCAGGCCGACGACACCGGTGCCATGGCGGCCGTGTTCGCGCCTCAGGAGCGGGTCGCGGAACTCCTCGCCGAACGCGAAGGCCTGCGTGTGTGCAACCGGAACGCCCCCGACCAGATCGTGGTGGGCGGCGCCACGGCCGAGGTGGATCTCCTGGTGGAGGCGGCAGGCCGCAGTGGAGTGCGCGCCAGGCGGCTGCCGGTCTCCGCCGCCTTCCACACTCCGTTCGTGGCACACGCGGTGGACGATTTCCGTGCCGTCGTGGACACCGTCCACATCGGCGCACCGCGCGGGCGCGTCTACGCCAACAGTCCCGGCGCCCGGTACGGCACGGACCTGGCGGACAACCGCCGCGTACTCGCGGAACAGCTGATCCACCCGGTGGAGTTCGCGGCACGCGTCGAGGAGATGTACGCCGACGGGTTCCGGGTCTTCGTCGAATTCGGCCCCGGCTCCGTGCTCACAGGTCTGGTGGGCCGGATCCTGGGCGACCGTCCGCACACCGCGCTCGCCCTCGACGGCGGCCCGGACAAGGACTCCGAACACGTCCTGAAGCAGTCCGTCGCACGGCTCGCGGTGCTCGGCCTGCCGGTCGCCGTCGCCGACAGGTACGCGGCCGAGATCGATCGGCCGGCTCCGGCCAAGGGCATGACGGTGATGCTCAACGGCATCAACTACGTCTCTCCGGAGCGCCGCGCCGCCTACCAGGACGTGCTGACCGACGGATACAGGGTGTCACCGCCCGCCGCGCCGCCGACGCCTGAACCCGCCCCCGCCGCGCCGGCCGTCCTCCGGGACCCGGGCCTCCCCCCGCACCCGGCCTCCTCCGCGCCCGTACCGTCGGCCGCCCCCTCCGGGGCGCGGGAGCGCCCGCTTCCCGAACGGGCCCGGTCCGTCCCGACGGGCACCGGTACCGCAGAGGTGTACGTCCGCGCCCTTCCGGATACCTCGCCCCCCGCCCAGGAGAACGAGCACATGCCAAGCGACCGCTTCACCGAGCTCCTCTCGGACCACCTCTCCCTCCACGACGAGTACCTCAACGGCCAGTTGCAGAGCGTCGAGCGACTGACCAGGATCCTGGAGCGCGCCGCCGACCAGGGGAAGCTGGACCAGGTGCTGCCCGGCGTGAGCTCCGTCAAGGAGCACGGACTGGCGATCGGACGTACCCACGCGCACGCCAACGAGGTCCTGCGGCAGCTCGCCGGGCTGGAGCTCGGCGGCGCGGCCTCCGCGACCTTCGCCGCGGCGCCGCAGCAGGCGGTCGGGACACCCTCCCTCCCGGACCCGCCCGTCGTTCCGGCACTGCCTCCTGGCTGGGCTCCGCCCGCACCCACCCCGGCCGTGACGCCCGTTCAGGCCCCGGCTCCTGCCCCTGCCGCGGCGCCGGCTCCCGTGTCCCTCGACGGTGCGGGTGCGGTGTCGGTGGGTGCTGTGGTGTCGGCTGGTGTGGATGTGGGCACGGTGCGTTCGGTGTTGCTGGATGTGGTGGCTCAGAAGACGGGTTATCCGGCGGACATGCTGGAGCTGGATATGGGGGTGGAGTCGGATCTGGGGATCGATTCGATCAAGCGTGTGGAGATCATGGGGGTGATTCAGGAGCGGTTCGGGGCGGTGTCGTCGGCCGGTCCTGAGCAGTTGGCGGAGTTGCGGACGTTGGGTGACATCGTCGATTTCGTCGCGGGTGCGGCGGGTGGGGTGTCGTCGGGTGGTGTTGCCGGTGCCGGTGCCGGTGCCGGTGCGGGTGTGGTGTCGGTGGGTGCTGTGGTGTCGGCTGGTGTGGATGTGGGCACGGTGCGTTCGGTGTTGCTGGATGTGGTGGCTCAGAAGACGGGTTATCCGGCGGACATGCTGGAGCTGGATATGGGGGTGGAGTCGGATCTGGGGATCGATTCGATCAAGCGTGTGGAGATCATGGGGGTGATTCAGGAGCGGTTCGGGGCGGTGTCGTCGGCCGGTCCTGAGCAGTTGGCGGAGTTGCGGACGTTGGGTGACATCGTCGATTTCGTCGCGGGTGCGGCGGGTGGGGTGTCGTCGGGTGGTGTTGCCGGTGCCGGTGCCGGTGCCGGTGCGGGTGTGGTGTCGGTGGGTGCTGTGGTGTCGGCTGGTGTGGATGTGGGCACGGTGCGTTCGGTGTTGCTGGATGTGGTGGCTCAGAAGACGGGTTATCCGGCGGACATGCTGGAGCTGGATATGGGGGTGGAGTCGGATCTGGGGATCGATTCGATCAAGCGTGTGGAGATCATGGGGGTGATTCAGGAGCGGTTCGGGGCGGTGTCGTCGGCCGGTCCTGAGCAGTTGGCGGAGTTGCGGACGTTGGGTGACATCGTCGACTTCGTCGCGGGTGCCGGTACGCCCGGTGGCCGGGAGAAGACGGCCGGCACGGCCACGAATCCCGAGGACCCGCCCCCGGAACAGTCCCGGGCGATCTCCCCGCAGGCATCCGCACCGGCCCCCCTCATCGGCCGTGCGCACGCCGCCCTCGTCACGCTCTCCGCACCTGACCCACTGCTCGACGTCTTTCCCGCAGGCCACGGCGCGCTCGTCGTGGACGACGGTTCCGACCTGGCGGCACGCATCTGCGACCGGCTCGTCGCCACCGGCCGCCCGGTGCACGTGCTGCGTCTGCCGGGAGTCCCTCCGCGGTCGGCCGGGGTGCACGACCACGCCCTCACCGGCTGGGGCACGACCGAGCTGGCAGCCGGGACCGAGGCGGTCTTCGCCGCCCCGGTCGGCCTGGTCGTCGACGTGACTGCCCGCCCGGACACCGACTGGCCCGACGGAATACGCAGGCTGGCGCACTCACTGCTGCTCGCGCGGCATGTCGTCCGCCCGCTGACCGCCATGGCGGCACACGGCCGTGCGGCGTTCCTCGCCGTGACCCGTCTGGACGGGGCCTTCGGCCTCACCGGGGTCGACGAGGCGGCCGCACCCGCCGGAGGAGTGGCGGGGCTGCTGAAGACCCTGGCCCTCGAAGCCCCCGAGCTGTTCTGCCGGTCCGTGGACCTCGCGCCCGGGATCGCCGCCGACGACGCGGCCGCCCTGGTACTGGACGAAGCCGCTGATTCGGCCGTCGAGCCCGTGCAGGTGGGCCACGACGGAACCCGCAGGGTGGGTCTGGCACTGGCCGACGAGCCGCTGGTGGATTCCGAGGCGGACGCGGGCCCTCCCACCGGTGACGACGTACTGGTCGTCACGGGCGGCGCCCGGGGCATCACGGCCGACTGCGTCATCGAACTGGCCCGGCGGCACCGGCCCCGGCTCGTGCTGCTCGGCCGGACCCCGCTCGACGAGGAGCCCACGTGGGCGCACGGCCTCGCGGTGGAGAACCTGAAGGCGGCGGCGGCCGCCTCGCTCACCGCGGCCGGTGAGAAGCCGACCCCCCGACGCGTCGGCCAGCTCGCCGCGGCTGTCGCGGGCGCCCGGGAGATCCGAGGGACGCTGGACGCCCTGCGCGCGGCCGGCAGCCGGGCCGAGTACCTGTCGGTGGACATCACGGACCAGGCCGCGACCACGGCCGCGCTCGCGCCGTACCGGGACGTGGTCACCGGCCTGGTGCACGGTGCCGGAGTCCTCGCCGACCAGATGATCGCCCAGAAGAAGGCCTCCGAGATCGAACGGGTCTTCGCCCCGAAGCTGACCGGTCTGCGGTGCGTCATGGCCGCCCTGAGCGGACGGCAGCTGCGCCACGTTGTGCTGTTCTCGTCCGTCGCCGGTTTCTTCGGCAACCAGGGGCAGTCGGACTACGCGATGGCCAACGAGGTCCTCAACGTCTGGGCCTCCTCGTGCCGTCGGAGGTTCCCGCAGGCCAGGGTCACCTCGCTCAACTGGGGTGCCTGGGACAGCGGAATGGTCTCACCGCAGATCAGGAAGGTGTTCGAGGAGCGCGGAATCGCCCTCATCCCGGTCGCCGAGGGCGCCCGGATGTTCGCCGACCAGTTCGCCCCCGGGCGGGCCGGCGACGTGGTCACCGTGCTCGGGCCGACCACACCGCTGAGCTCCCGGGACCGCTCCGGCCAGGAGGCCGGAGGAACGGTGACCCGGCGTCCGGCGGACCTGGAGGGAAGCCCGCTCGTCACCGATCACGTGATCGACTCGGTGCCGGTGCTGCCCGCGGCTGTGGCCATGGGCTGGGCGCTCGGCGCCGTGGAGCACGCCGACGGCCGGCGAGCCGTGCGGCTGCGGGACTTCACCGTCCACAAGGGCATCGTCCTCGACGGAACACAGCCCGCCGAGTGCCAGGTGGTGATGAGCCCGGCGGACGGTGAGGTGAAGGTCGCGATCCGGTCGGTGACCGACGGTGCCGTACGACCGCACTACGCCGCCACGGTCGTGACGGGCTCCCTGCCACCGGCCGCATCGGTGACCGGACTGCCCGTGCCGGGCACCGGACGGGACGCCGGCGGCTTCTACGAGGACGGCACCCTCTTCCACGGACCGGCGCTGCGCGGTCTGCGCCGGGTACTGGCCGAGTCCGAGGCGCGCCTGGTCCTGGAGTGCGAGCCCGTGCGGGCGGACGCCGTCAGCGCCTCGGCCGACTGGTACGCGGCCGGTTCGGCGGACCTCCTGCTGCAGGCGGCACTCGTCTGGGTGCGCGTGTTCCGCGGCACGGCCGGCCTGCCGCTCGCCGTGGGCGGAGTCGAACTGCACGGTCCGCCGGCTCCGGACGGGGTGTTCCTC includes:
- a CDS encoding type I polyketide synthase, translated to MNPSQQRILDRRLARDPIAVVGLSGLFPQASTVQEFWANVVAAADCTTEVPAGHWDVDEFYDPDPSAPDKTYAKRGGFIPDVPFNPLEFGLPPNTLEVTDVLQLLSLTVTRDLLKDAGAEQGWYDPKRTGVVLGITGANQLTQPLTARLQSPVLKEVVRSCGLSDRDAEEIAAKFRMAYAPWEENSFPGMLGNVVAGRIANRFDLGGINMTIDAACASSLGAVRTAVSELLEGRADTMLAGGCDAENTIFMYLCFSKTPALSKSGQIRPFDSEADGTLIGEGIGMLALRRLEDAERDGNRVYAVIRGLGTSSDGRFKSIYAPRKEGQMEALRRAYQDADAAPDSIELFEAHGTGTAVGDATELSALTEVVAKDGGERAYAAIGSVKSQIGHTKAAAGAAAMIKLAFALHHKVLPPTINVNTPSSAFGTDSPFYVNTKTRPWIRDPKRPQRRAALSAFGFGGTNFHAVMEEHGDGDDLKVCFPVARIHLWHAAGPEALADALAEKAPSTGGPVPAAHARLAFVARSEAEADALREIALGELRARTGRDDWSHPKGVHYRRTAGDTGRVAALFAGQGSQYVDPGMSAVLALPPLRSSFDRANQHFREDTPLSRVAFPPPLVDDAGRAEQEAALRATAYAQPAIGALSAGQFRYLTELGFQAEGFLGHSFGELTALHAAGAFDEDTLHRLARARGRAMSPAPGQADDTGAMAAVFAPQERVAELLAEREGLRVCNRNAPDQIVVGGATAEVDLLVEAAGRSGVRARRLPVSAAFHTPFVAHAVDDFRAVVDTVHIGAPRGRVYANSPGARYGTDLADNRRVLAEQLIHPVEFAARVEEMYADGFRVFVEFGPGSVLTGLVGRILGDRPHTALALDGGPDKDSEHVLKQSVARLAVLGLPVAVADRYAAEIDRPAPAKGMTVMLNGINYVSPERRAAYQDVLTDGYRVSPPAAPPTPEPAPAAPAVLRDPGLPPHPASSAPVPSAAPSGARERPLPERARSVPTGTGTAEVYVRALPDTSPPAQENEHMPSDRFTELLSDHLSLHDEYLNGQLQSVERLTRILERAADQGKLDQVLPGVSSVKEHGLAIGRTHAHANEVLRQLAGLELGGAASATFAAAPQQAVGTPSLPDPPVVPALPPGWAPPAPTPAVTPVQAPAPAPAAAPAPVSLDGAGAVSVGAVVSAGVDVGTVRSVLLDVVAQKTGYPADMLELDMGVESDLGIDSIKRVEIMGVIQERFGAVSSAGPEQLAELRTLGDIVDFVAGAAGGVSSGGVAGAGAGAGAGVVSVGAVVSAGVDVGTVRSVLLDVVAQKTGYPADMLELDMGVESDLGIDSIKRVEIMGVIQERFGAVSSAGPEQLAELRTLGDIVDFVAGAAGGVSSGGVAGAGAGAGAGVVSVGAVVSAGVDVGTVRSVLLDVVAQKTGYPADMLELDMGVESDLGIDSIKRVEIMGVIQERFGAVSSAGPEQLAELRTLGDIVDFVAGAGTPGGREKTAGTATNPEDPPPEQSRAISPQASAPAPLIGRAHAALVTLSAPDPLLDVFPAGHGALVVDDGSDLAARICDRLVATGRPVHVLRLPGVPPRSAGVHDHALTGWGTTELAAGTEAVFAAPVGLVVDVTARPDTDWPDGIRRLAHSLLLARHVVRPLTAMAAHGRAAFLAVTRLDGAFGLTGVDEAAAPAGGVAGLLKTLALEAPELFCRSVDLAPGIAADDAAALVLDEAADSAVEPVQVGHDGTRRVGLALADEPLVDSEADAGPPTGDDVLVVTGGARGITADCVIELARRHRPRLVLLGRTPLDEEPTWAHGLAVENLKAAAAASLTAAGEKPTPRRVGQLAAAVAGAREIRGTLDALRAAGSRAEYLSVDITDQAATTAALAPYRDVVTGLVHGAGVLADQMIAQKKASEIERVFAPKLTGLRCVMAALSGRQLRHVVLFSSVAGFFGNQGQSDYAMANEVLNVWASSCRRRFPQARVTSLNWGAWDSGMVSPQIRKVFEERGIALIPVAEGARMFADQFAPGRAGDVVTVLGPTTPLSSRDRSGQEAGGTVTRRPADLEGSPLVTDHVIDSVPVLPAAVAMGWALGAVEHADGRRAVRLRDFTVHKGIVLDGTQPAECQVVMSPADGEVKVAIRSVTDGAVRPHYAATVVTGSLPPAASVTGLPVPGTGRDAGGFYEDGTLFHGPALRGLRRVLAESEARLVLECEPVRADAVSASADWYAAGSADLLLQAALVWVRVFRGTAGLPLAVGGVELHGPPAPDGVFLVVVEPVRHGGPDSRLNITACAPDGQVWARFTDVSVVSAPQLAAKFTG